A window of Syntrophales bacterium genomic DNA:
CGTCCAGGGTGCAGAACCGGCCGATCTGGTCATTGTCCATCCGGGCATTCGTTGCCGCTTCGTCTCCTTCGAAACGTGCCCTCTGAAGCCTCCTTGCGCTGCGGACGCGGGCGGCGATGGCGGCGGAGCCTTCCCCCCGGGTTCCCATGGTCAGCTCCCGGTGCCGGACGGCGGGAACCTCGATATGGAGGTCGATCCGGTCCAGGAGCGGTCCGGAGATCCGTGACTGGTAGCCACGGATCGCCGCGGCGGAGCATCGGCATCGCCGCCTCGTCTCCCCGAGAAACCCGCAGGGGCAGGGATTCATCGCCGCCACGAGCATGAACCGGGCGGGAAAGGTGGCGCTCACGGCGGAGCGGCTGATGGTGATGACCCCGTCCTCCATGGGCTGGCGGAGGGCCTCCAGGACGTTCCTGCGAAATTCCGGGAGCTCGTCGAGAAAAAGAACGCCGTGGTGGGCGAGGCTGATCTCCCCCGGCCGTGGCTGCTGGCCGCCTCCCGCCATTCCCGCATCGGACACGGTGTGGTGGGGCGATCGGAAGGGCCGCGTCGAAACCAGGGAGCGGCTTCTCTCCAGAAGGCCGGCTACGGAAAAGATCTTCGTCGTCTCGATGGCCTCCGGCAGCGTCAGCTCGGGAAGAATACCGGGAAGCCGCTGGGCGAGCATGGTTTTCCCCGACCCGGGGGGGCCGATCATGAGGATGTTGTGCCCTCCGGCGGCGGCGATCTCCATGGCCCGCTTGGCCTGTTCCTGGCCCCGAATCTCGCTGAAGTCCGGGAAGGCCCGGAAGTCACGCCGGAACAGGGACACCGGCTCCACCCGGTGAGGTTCGATCGGCTTCGTCCCGGACAAACCGTCCACGACGTCCGACAGAACGTCCACCGGCAGGACGTCGAGGCCTTCGACCATAGCCGCTTCGTCTGCATTTTCCCTGGGGACGACCATTGCCGGCCTGCCGGAACGGTGTACCTCCTGGGCAATCGGAAGAACTCCCGGGACTCCCTTGACCGCTCCGTTCAGTGAGAGCTCTCCGGTAAACACACAGCCGTCGAGCATCGCGGGCTGGACGATGCCCTCAGCCGCCAGAATGCCCATGGCGATGGGAAGATCGAACCCGGTACCTTCTTTCCGGATGTCCGCCGGCGCGAGGTTGACCGTTACATGATGACGGGGAAAGGAATAGCCGGCGTTTCGAATGGCCGCCCGAATCCGGTCCCGGCTTTCACGGACGGCCGCATCGGGCAGCCCGACCATGGAAAAATGAGGAATGCCGTTGGTTACGTCCACTTCCACGTCCACCAGGCGGCAGTCGATACCAATGACCGCGGCCCCGCAGGTCTTGACGATCATATTTCCCTCAAAAATGGTCTGTGGCAGGTTGTTCCTTGGAGGAAACACGGGGATGGAAAGACTGTACCCGGCAGGGACGTCCTCTTTAATTCAGAACACCAATGAATGCAAGGTCTTTCTCTCTCTCGCCGACGCCCAGCGGAACCGGCTTGACGGCGGGAAAACGCTGTGTTAAGTTTCACCCGCTTTTGCTAATCCGTTCACTTTCACTTTCCCGGAGTCAGCCCATCACAGCAAACGCAATGACCCGCATGACCCATTTGGATGAATACGGCCGCGCCCGTATGGTTGACGTCACACGGAAGAAAGAGACCGTGCGTGTGGCGGTTGCCAGGGGATCGGTGCTCATGAAGCCGGAAACCCTGGCGATGATCTCGCGGGGCGAGATGGCCAAGGGGGATGTTTTTTCCGTCGCCCGGATTGCGGGGATCATGGCGGCCAAGAATACGTCCGGCTTGATTCCTCTGTGCCACCCGCTGCAGTTGACGGGTGTCGAGATCCGGTTTTCCGTGCGGGACGAACGCACGCTGGAGATCGAGGCGCAGGTGACCAACCGCGGGAGAACGGGCGTGGAGATGGAGGCCATGACGGCTGTCAGCGCGGCGGCCCTCACGGTCTACGATATGTGCAAGGCCGTGGACCGTCGCATGGTCCTGACGGAAATACGCCTGATCTCGAAAACGGGGGGCAAGAGCGGAACTTTTGTACGGGAACCATGATTCCGCGAGACCGGACGACCCCATGACACAGACAATTTACCGGATCAAGTCATCCTTCCTGATTCCCCTTGGCCTGGATGTCGTTCTTCTGCTGGTGCTTCTCGGGTGGTCCGTTCTGGGATCCGGAACCTATACGGAGCGCGTGGTTTTGGGTATTTTCTTTCTCCTGGCACTGGCGGTCTTCGCTGAGGCGGTGTCCCGGAACGTGTCCGCCGACGAGGAAGGGATCTCCATCCGGAAATTCTTCCGGGGGACCCGTCTTCTCTGGCTGGAAATCAATTATGCCGGAACCCTGATCATGCGTGGCAAGGCCTATATCCTCCTGACCACGACAAAAGGATACCATGTCCTGTCCAGTGCCTACGGGAACTACGAAAAACTGATCGACCACATGGTCCGTCACCTGGACGCGGAGAGGGTGGAGGAGACGCTTCGAGCGCAGATCGACCAGCCGGTTCGCGGCAGGTCGGATGCGGCGTCGGCATGGTTCGCAGCAGCTGTGATCCTCGGTATTCTTATCCTGAAATTGCTGAAGATTTGACCCTTCCAACGGAGAAAGCCTCAAGACCATGAAGACCAGGAAATCCACAGCCGGTAGTCGGATGGAGAAAGCGGATGATCCCGTCCGGGTCGTGGAACGGATGATGGAGATGAAGCTCGAGGATATCGCCACGGTGCTGGGCGCGTCGGGCAATGGAAAAAGCCGGCTCCATGAAAATGTGATGACGATGGTGGAGCGGAGCCTCTTCCGGATCGCCCTCGGCCGTTCCGGCAATGTGCGCAGCAAGGCCGCGGCATACCTGGGGATCAACCGGAACACCTTCCAGAAAAAACTGATCCGGCTTGGTCTGGACGGCAATCCGGAGGAGGAGTGAGGATGCCGGGGGAGAAACCGGACCGGACTTCGGTACGGGAGAGGCCGGGAGATGGATGATGCTTTCCTGCCCGCCACCATACGCAGGCTCCTCGAGAAAGGCGTCCGCATCCCTCATCCCTGGACCGTCGAGGTGGGGGATGAGGTTTCCCTCGACCGCGTCTCCGGCCGGGGCGTTGTCCTCCATGGCGGTGTCCGGCTTCGCGGTGAACGGACGCTCCTCTGTGACGGGGTAAAACTGGGGGCGGAAGGCCCGGCCGTCGTGGAAAACTGCCTCGCGGGGCCCGACGTCGAACTGAAAGGCGGCTTCTTCCGGGGGTCGGTTTTCCTCCGCGGCGTTCAGATCGGTTCCGCCTCCCATGTCCGGGAAGACTGCCTCCTCGAGGAAGAATCCTCCGGAGCTCATGCCGTCGGACTCAAGCAGACCATCCTTTTCCCCTTCGTGACCCTCGGCAGCCTGATCAACTTCTGCGACTGCCTCATGGGGGGCGGCACGAGCCGCCGAAACCACAGCGAGGTGGGAAGCTCCTTCATCCATTTCAATTATACCCCCCGGCAGGACAAGGCGACGGCGTCTCTTCTCGGCGATGTTCCGCGCGGCGTCATGCTGGATCAGCCCCCCATCTTTCTCGGCGGGCAGGGAGGAATCGTCGGGCCCGTCCGGATGGGGTTCGGAACGGTCCTTCCCGCCGGTTCGATCTGCCGCCGGGACGTTCCGGAGGGAGGCGTGACAACCGGCGAAGACGGCAGGGACCGGATTGAAGGACCCTTCCTCTCGAAACGGGGGGGGGATCTTGCCAGAAAAGTGCGGAACAACCTCCTGTACATAGCCAATCTTTTCGCCCTGCGGGCCTGGTATGCACAGGTCCGGAGTCCCTTTTTCCGCGCCGCTTCGCACGAAGCGGAGCTGCTGCCGGGTGCGCTGGACGTCCTCGAAGGGGCGATTGCGGAGCGGCTTCTGAGGCTTCGGAATGTCGCCGCAAAACTGCCGCCGGAGGGCGAAGCGACCGGACCGGCGGGGGTTGTATCCGAACGCCGCCGGCAATTCAGGGAGCGGTGGCCGGAAGCCGAGGAGGTCCTTCAGGACGGAGCCGGGGATTGTGGAGATCCGATGCTCCGGGACCGGTTCCTGGCCGTCCGGGACCGGCTGGCGGGACGTCCGGCTGGGGCGGCGGACTATCTTCCCTTCATCCAGGCGCTCAAAAAGCCGGAGCGCCTCCTGGGGACGGCCTGGCTGGAGAGCATCGTGAACGACCGGATGGAACGGGTTCTGGGTGTGCTGACGGCCTTCCGTTCCGGGCCTGTGGAGGCGGCATGACAGGGAAAACCATGATGAAATTCGTCCGGGACATGAATCGATTCGGCATTGGCATCGTCAGGGCTCTCTCGGCCTGGCGGATTTTCGTTGGAAAGCGCCCCGAGGATGTCCGCGTTCCCGCCGTGATTCTTTTCCCGCTGCAGCCGGGGCTGCTTGCCTGTGGTCTTGCCGGCATCGTCACCATCAAGCGGGCCGGTCCAGCCGGGGAGACATCCGATGTGGAGAGACTCGCGGCGGCCTTCGGACGGGTTCGGGCCAGGGGCATGAAGGCACTGCGCATGGGAGTCCTTCTGCCGCAGGATTACCTGGAGCCTGAATCCCTGCGGGAGCTGGAGGCCGGGACATCGCGGCTCAAGGAAGACGCTTCCTATCAGGATTTCTTCTTCCGGGACGGCCAGGTTGCCGACATGAAAATGCTCTGCGAGGATCTGGCGGGCTTTGTCGGTGATGAGGAGAGGGAACTGGAGGAGGCCGCGACATCCTTCAGCACCGCGGAGCTGGAGATCCTGGGGAGCCGGCAGATCCTGCTGAAGGACATCCTGTGGGCGCTGGAGCA
This region includes:
- a CDS encoding YifB family Mg chelatase-like AAA ATPase — its product is MIVKTCGAAVIGIDCRLVDVEVDVTNGIPHFSMVGLPDAAVRESRDRIRAAIRNAGYSFPRHHVTVNLAPADIRKEGTGFDLPIAMGILAAEGIVQPAMLDGCVFTGELSLNGAVKGVPGVLPIAQEVHRSGRPAMVVPRENADEAAMVEGLDVLPVDVLSDVVDGLSGTKPIEPHRVEPVSLFRRDFRAFPDFSEIRGQEQAKRAMEIAAAGGHNILMIGPPGSGKTMLAQRLPGILPELTLPEAIETTKIFSVAGLLERSRSLVSTRPFRSPHHTVSDAGMAGGGQQPRPGEISLAHHGVLFLDELPEFRRNVLEALRQPMEDGVITISRSAVSATFPARFMLVAAMNPCPCGFLGETRRRCRCSAAAIRGYQSRISGPLLDRIDLHIEVPAVRHRELTMGTRGEGSAAIAARVRSARRLQRARFEGDEAATNARMDNDQIGRFCTLDGESRQLLEMAMDRLGLSARAYSRILRTSRTIADLEEAESIGPSHVAEAIQYRSLDRLVQS
- the moaC gene encoding cyclic pyranopterin monophosphate synthase MoaC; this encodes MTHLDEYGRARMVDVTRKKETVRVAVARGSVLMKPETLAMISRGEMAKGDVFSVARIAGIMAAKNTSGLIPLCHPLQLTGVEIRFSVRDERTLEIEAQVTNRGRTGVEMEAMTAVSAAALTVYDMCKAVDRRMVLTEIRLISKTGGKSGTFVREP
- a CDS encoding helix-turn-helix domain-containing protein, encoding MKTRKSTAGSRMEKADDPVRVVERMMEMKLEDIATVLGASGNGKSRLHENVMTMVERSLFRIALGRSGNVRSKAAAYLGINRNTFQKKLIRLGLDGNPEEE
- a CDS encoding UDP-N-acetylglucosamine pyrophosphorylase, coding for MDDAFLPATIRRLLEKGVRIPHPWTVEVGDEVSLDRVSGRGVVLHGGVRLRGERTLLCDGVKLGAEGPAVVENCLAGPDVELKGGFFRGSVFLRGVQIGSASHVREDCLLEEESSGAHAVGLKQTILFPFVTLGSLINFCDCLMGGGTSRRNHSEVGSSFIHFNYTPRQDKATASLLGDVPRGVMLDQPPIFLGGQGGIVGPVRMGFGTVLPAGSICRRDVPEGGVTTGEDGRDRIEGPFLSKRGGDLARKVRNNLLYIANLFALRAWYAQVRSPFFRAASHEAELLPGALDVLEGAIAERLLRLRNVAAKLPPEGEATGPAGVVSERRRQFRERWPEAEEVLQDGAGDCGDPMLRDRFLAVRDRLAGRPAGAADYLPFIQALKKPERLLGTAWLESIVNDRMERVLGVLTAFRSGPVEAA